In the Meiothermus sp. QL-1 genome, one interval contains:
- a CDS encoding UxaA family hydrolase: MLGHAPPLTGYRRPDGRVGVRNHVLVLPVDDLSNTAALGVARLVAGTVPLPHPYGRLQFGKDLELTFRTLSGHGANPNVYGVVVIGIEPRWTERVASAIAQSGKPVETFSIERHGDLNVINAASRAAYRLVQEASEQRREPIQASELVVSIKCGESDPTLGLAGNKALGRVVDRLVDMGASVIFGETSELTGGEHLIAERCATPALRQRFLELYNAYIALIEAQGVDLLGSQPTEGNIRGGLSTIEEKALGNIQKTGTRPVSAVVDYAEEVRPGQGLVFMNSSSAGAEQVTLCAAGGSVLHFFTTGQGNIVGHPLIPVIKISPNPLTCETMGEHIDVKLPDLLVGEIGLEEAAERIWEVFARTVNGRLTAAELLKHQEFVLTKLYPSA; encoded by the coding sequence ATGCTGGGGCATGCCCCGCCGCTTACCGGCTACCGCCGACCGGACGGGCGGGTGGGGGTGCGCAACCACGTGCTGGTCCTGCCGGTAGACGACCTCTCCAACACCGCCGCTTTGGGAGTGGCGCGGCTCGTTGCTGGGACGGTGCCCCTGCCGCACCCCTACGGCCGGCTGCAGTTTGGCAAGGACCTGGAGCTCACCTTCCGCACCCTCTCGGGCCACGGGGCCAACCCCAACGTCTACGGGGTGGTGGTCATCGGCATCGAGCCCCGCTGGACCGAGCGGGTGGCCTCGGCCATCGCCCAAAGCGGCAAGCCGGTCGAGACCTTCTCCATCGAACGCCATGGCGACCTGAACGTGATCAACGCGGCCAGCCGGGCGGCCTATCGGCTGGTGCAGGAGGCCTCCGAGCAGCGGCGGGAGCCCATCCAGGCGTCTGAGCTGGTCGTCTCCATCAAGTGTGGGGAGTCCGACCCCACCCTGGGCCTGGCGGGCAACAAGGCGCTGGGCCGGGTGGTGGACCGGCTGGTGGACATGGGGGCCTCGGTCATCTTCGGCGAGACATCCGAACTCACCGGGGGAGAGCACCTGATTGCCGAACGCTGCGCTACACCGGCTTTGAGGCAGCGCTTTCTCGAGCTTTACAACGCCTACATCGCCCTAATCGAGGCCCAGGGGGTGGACCTCCTGGGCTCCCAGCCCACCGAGGGCAACATCCGGGGAGGGCTTTCCACCATCGAGGAAAAGGCCCTGGGCAACATCCAAAAGACCGGCACCCGCCCGGTGAGCGCGGTGGTGGACTATGCCGAGGAGGTGCGGCCTGGCCAGGGTCTGGTCTTCATGAATAGCTCCTCGGCAGGGGCCGAGCAGGTCACCCTCTGCGCCGCGGGGGGCAGCGTGCTGCACTTCTTCACCACGGGCCAGGGCAACATCGTGGGCCACCCCTTGATCCCGGTGATCAAGATATCGCCCAACCCCCTCACCTGCGAGACCATGGGCGAGCATATCGACGTGAAACTGCCCGACCTGCTGGTGGGAGAGATCGGCCTGGAGGAAGCGGCTGAGCGTATCTGGGAGGTCTTCGCCCGTACCGTGAACGGCCGCTTGACGGCGGCCGAGCTGCTAAAGCACCAGGAGTTCGTGCTCACCAAGCTTTACCCCAGCGCATAG
- a CDS encoding UxaA family hydrolase — protein sequence MVHRALAHKSTDDVAIAVTDLKAGEELLVESLEGGQPCWVRVLEDIPLGHKIALRDLPEGHVVIEYGEKIGRTTQAVRKGAWVHVHNLRTLRWDYGDGAKGGR from the coding sequence GTGGTGCACCGAGCCCTGGCGCACAAGTCCACCGACGATGTGGCGATAGCGGTGACCGACCTGAAGGCCGGAGAAGAGCTGCTGGTTGAGAGCCTGGAAGGAGGCCAGCCCTGTTGGGTGAGGGTGCTGGAGGATATCCCCCTGGGCCACAAGATTGCGCTGAGGGACCTGCCCGAGGGCCACGTGGTGATCGAGTACGGCGAGAAAATTGGGCGCACCACCCAGGCAGTCCGGAAAGGCGCTTGGGTGCACGTGCACAACCTCCGTACCCTGCGCTGGGACTACGGCGACGGGGCGAAAGGGGGCCGCTGA
- a CDS encoding GntR family transcriptional regulator gives MTLKRTTLNREAYRALRQAILERKIAPGQKLVVRVLAEELGLSPTPVKEALSALEREGLVVAVPHRGYFVLEPSLEDVREIYDLREVLEGLAARLAVEKQSKALLRRLERLFHKQTQAAEAGALETYADLDLAFHRTLWEAAGSKRLLATAETMVGQIRLLISSSATVPGRLPQSRAEHQAILEAVRSKDPEAAEAAMRAHVRNAGQALAAFLEVSSPRVPPQTPAPPAAPLPTG, from the coding sequence ATGACCCTGAAGCGCACCACCCTCAACCGCGAGGCCTACCGGGCCCTGCGCCAGGCCATTCTGGAGCGGAAGATTGCCCCAGGGCAAAAGCTGGTGGTGCGGGTGCTGGCCGAGGAGCTGGGGCTCTCCCCCACCCCCGTCAAGGAGGCCTTGAGCGCGCTGGAGCGCGAGGGGCTGGTGGTGGCGGTGCCCCACCGCGGCTACTTTGTGCTGGAGCCCAGCCTGGAGGACGTGCGCGAGATCTACGACCTGCGCGAGGTGCTGGAAGGCCTGGCCGCGCGGCTTGCGGTGGAGAAGCAGAGCAAGGCGCTTCTGCGCCGGCTCGAGCGGCTCTTCCACAAACAAACCCAGGCCGCCGAGGCAGGGGCGCTGGAGACCTATGCCGACCTTGACCTGGCCTTTCACCGCACCCTGTGGGAGGCCGCCGGCAGCAAGCGCCTTCTGGCCACCGCCGAGACCATGGTGGGCCAGATCCGCCTCCTCATCAGCAGCTCGGCCACCGTTCCGGGCCGGCTGCCCCAGTCGCGGGCCGAGCACCAGGCCATCCTGGAGGCGGTGCGCAGCAAAGACCCCGAGGCCGCCGAAGCGGCCATGCGGGCCCACGTGCGCAACGCGGGGCAGGCGCTGGCGGCCTTCCTTGAGGTCAGCTCACCTCGAGTACCCCCCCAAACACCCGCCCCACCGGCCGCCCCCCTTCCCACAGGGTGA
- a CDS encoding amidohydrolase, giving the protein MLLLGRVITFCGDPAEAVYLEGDRIADVGSQNDLCARYPGARRLQFEQITPGLHEAHAHPQLWGLQLDSLDLEGLTEPLAVAQRVAERAQGLPPGSWIRGAGYLFKAYPDRSLLDRAAPLHPVFLQSRDRHSAWVNTRALEQAGIGRETPDPPGGVLVRDGAGEPTGYLLENAQKLVQRVLPPPGLVELERGLQDLARRGYTAVHHMGWCHYGLAERLAATGRLPVWLWWALDKDHWRETRPGWRGDRLEIAAVKFFADGALGSRTAWMVEPYPDGSHGLVLDPPELIESEGRAALQAGFGLAVHAIGTRAVREVLGVFHRLAPHARRVLRMEHVQHVQDEDLPRFRGLPLALSLQPMHLLGDAELVRHHLRGQERQAFRLRDLWSTGLPLAFGSDAPVMKPLFALNLQAATQHPLDPAQSLTPLEVLWAHTRGAALAAGWAEQGQICPGAPADLTLWEGGRPVGRVFGGVLEVS; this is encoded by the coding sequence ATGCTCCTGCTTGGCCGGGTCATCACCTTCTGCGGGGACCCTGCGGAGGCGGTCTACCTCGAGGGCGACCGCATCGCCGACGTGGGCAGCCAGAACGACCTCTGCGCGCGCTATCCGGGAGCCCGCCGCCTCCAGTTCGAGCAGATCACCCCAGGGCTGCATGAGGCCCACGCCCATCCCCAGCTCTGGGGGCTCCAGCTAGACAGCCTCGACCTGGAGGGCCTCACCGAGCCTCTGGCGGTGGCCCAGCGGGTGGCGGAGAGGGCCCAGGGCCTTCCCCCAGGAAGCTGGATTCGGGGGGCAGGCTACCTCTTCAAGGCCTACCCCGACCGCTCGCTTTTAGATAGGGCCGCACCTCTTCACCCCGTCTTCCTGCAAAGCCGCGACCGGCACTCGGCCTGGGTCAACACCCGGGCTCTGGAGCAGGCCGGCATCGGCAGGGAGACCCCCGACCCGCCTGGGGGGGTGCTGGTGCGGGATGGCGCGGGAGAGCCCACCGGGTACCTGCTGGAGAACGCCCAGAAACTGGTCCAGCGGGTCCTGCCCCCGCCTGGCCTGGTGGAGCTCGAGCGCGGACTGCAAGACCTGGCTCGCCGGGGCTACACCGCTGTGCACCACATGGGCTGGTGCCACTACGGCCTGGCCGAACGACTGGCCGCCACGGGGCGGCTTCCGGTGTGGCTTTGGTGGGCGCTGGACAAGGACCACTGGCGCGAGACCCGGCCCGGCTGGCGCGGGGACAGGTTGGAAATAGCCGCGGTCAAGTTTTTCGCCGACGGAGCCCTGGGGAGCCGCACGGCCTGGATGGTTGAGCCCTACCCGGATGGTTCACACGGCCTTGTGCTCGACCCCCCAGAGCTCATCGAGAGCGAGGGTAGGGCAGCCCTGCAGGCCGGGTTCGGCCTGGCCGTCCACGCCATCGGCACACGGGCGGTGCGCGAGGTGCTGGGGGTGTTCCACCGGCTGGCCCCTCACGCCAGGCGCGTTTTGCGAATGGAGCACGTTCAGCACGTTCAGGACGAGGACCTGCCCCGCTTTAGGGGCCTTCCGCTGGCCCTGTCTTTGCAGCCCATGCATCTTTTGGGCGATGCCGAGCTGGTGCGGCACCACCTGAGGGGCCAGGAACGCCAGGCCTTCCGCCTGCGCGACCTGTGGAGCACCGGCCTGCCGCTGGCCTTTGGCTCCGACGCCCCGGTGATGAAGCCCCTTTTTGCCCTCAACCTGCAGGCCGCCACCCAGCATCCGCTCGATCCTGCCCAGAGCCTCACCCCCCTGGAGGTGCTCTGGGCCCACACCCGGGGTGCGGCGCTGGCCGCTGGCTGGGCGGAGCAGGGCCAGATCTGCCCCGGAGCCCCCGCCGACCTCACCCTGTGGGAAGGGGGGCGGCCGGTGGGGCGGGTGTTTGGGGGGGTACTCGAGGTGAGCTGA
- a CDS encoding acyl-CoA dehydrogenase family protein, with protein sequence MEHQSYAYARNHWTLEPDLPAILDRYWKGWRAHQSELESFGWLAGGEAYRIADHVDREARPVLVMHDLDGNRIDRVRLSPAQESLNRQLAAINRAPYQGGSWHLHFAQGFLLADPGLYCIQTITNATIYAIHKYAPQLAPWKEELLEGRAFGATWMTEVQGGSDLGANRVRAVPDGAVWRLYGDKYFSSGAGLTDYALVSARPQGAPPGPKGVALFLVPRLNGKGELNYRVRRLKEKLATRAVPSGEVEFDHTEAHLVGRAEEGIYYILETLTLSRLANAVGALGLARKAQLEALFRAQRRVAFGKRLEEHPLVRRDLTDLAVRIAGGLALTFRAVAAWEGAWTQTPPYSPRYHYARLLAHLAKARTAEHGTYCTQLAMELFGGVGFVEDFAIARLAREALITPIWEGPANVQALDTLEVLFRKGAAQPFAEEFLPRLEAVGTEEAHLAHSALQDTLARLQTLSPEEAQWRAKDALRTLADAATVALLYDLGSERHARLAALYARHFLAKDEYPAWAMEDQLQSV encoded by the coding sequence ATGGAACACCAATCATACGCCTACGCCCGGAACCACTGGACGCTCGAGCCCGACCTGCCCGCCATCCTGGACCGCTACTGGAAGGGCTGGAGAGCCCACCAAAGCGAGCTGGAAAGCTTTGGTTGGCTGGCCGGGGGCGAGGCCTACCGCATCGCCGACCACGTGGACAGGGAGGCCCGTCCGGTTCTGGTGATGCACGACCTGGATGGAAACCGCATAGACCGGGTGCGGCTTTCACCTGCTCAGGAAAGCCTAAACCGCCAGCTGGCCGCCATCAACCGCGCCCCCTACCAGGGGGGAAGCTGGCACCTGCACTTTGCCCAGGGCTTCCTGCTAGCCGACCCCGGCCTCTACTGCATCCAGACCATCACCAACGCCACCATCTACGCCATCCACAAGTACGCCCCCCAGTTGGCTCCCTGGAAAGAGGAGCTCCTGGAGGGGCGAGCCTTTGGCGCCACCTGGATGACCGAGGTACAGGGGGGCTCGGACCTGGGGGCCAACAGGGTTCGGGCCGTGCCCGACGGGGCGGTCTGGCGGCTTTACGGCGACAAGTACTTCTCCAGTGGGGCGGGCCTCACCGACTATGCGCTGGTCTCCGCCCGGCCCCAGGGGGCTCCACCGGGCCCCAAGGGCGTGGCCCTGTTTTTGGTGCCCCGCTTGAACGGTAAAGGAGAGCTCAACTACCGGGTGCGGCGCTTGAAGGAAAAACTGGCCACCCGGGCGGTGCCCTCGGGCGAGGTGGAGTTCGACCACACCGAGGCCCACCTCGTCGGAAGGGCCGAGGAGGGCATCTACTATATCCTGGAGACCCTCACCCTCTCGCGCCTGGCCAACGCGGTGGGCGCGCTGGGCCTGGCCCGCAAGGCCCAGCTCGAGGCCCTCTTCCGCGCCCAGCGCCGGGTGGCCTTCGGCAAGAGGCTGGAGGAGCACCCCCTGGTAAGGCGCGACCTCACCGACCTGGCGGTGCGCATTGCGGGCGGCCTGGCCCTCACCTTCCGCGCGGTGGCGGCCTGGGAGGGGGCCTGGACACAGACCCCCCCTTACAGCCCCCGTTATCACTACGCCCGCCTCCTGGCCCACCTGGCCAAGGCCCGCACCGCCGAGCACGGCACCTACTGCACCCAGCTCGCCATGGAGCTTTTCGGCGGGGTGGGCTTTGTGGAGGACTTCGCCATCGCCCGCCTAGCCCGCGAGGCCCTCATCACCCCCATCTGGGAAGGCCCGGCCAACGTGCAGGCCCTGGATACCCTCGAGGTGCTCTTCCGCAAGGGTGCGGCCCAGCCCTTTGCGGAGGAGTTTCTGCCCAGGCTCGAGGCCGTCGGCACCGAGGAAGCCCACCTGGCCCATTCAGCCCTACAAGACACCCTGGCCCGCCTGCAAACCCTCTCCCCCGAGGAGGCCCAGTGGCGGGCCAAGGACGCCCTACGCACCCTGGCCGACGCTGCGACTGTGGCCCTTTTGTACGACCTGGGCAGCGAGCGCCACGCCAGGCTCGCGGCCCTCTATGCCCGGCACTTCCTGGCCAAAGATGAGTACCCCGCTTGGGCGATGGAGGACCAGCTCCAAAGCGTGTAG
- a CDS encoding low specificity L-threonine aldolase encodes MRVIDFRSDTVTQPTPAMRRAMAEAEVGDDVYGEDPTVNRLEALAAEMLGFESALFMPSGTMTNQVALMLHLRRGQEVIAPRGAHIYEYEPGSLAVLAGGTIRLVEAPYGVPDPEAVRAAIHTSVHQAPTGLIALENTHNTAGGTVVPLEAQRAIQQVAQAAHLPIHLDGARLFNAAVALGVEAAELARGFTTVSICLSKGLGAPVGSLLLMPRALRAEAWRYRKLLGGGMRQAGVLAAAGLIALTEGPKHLARDHQMARALAEGLLRLHLGVDLRAVQTNMVYVEVPQAPSLAERLRALGVLVNAMGPRRLRFVTHRDLEDQDIPQALKRIEQALQLA; translated from the coding sequence ATGCGCGTGATTGATTTCCGCTCCGACACCGTGACCCAACCCACCCCTGCCATGCGCAGGGCCATGGCCGAGGCCGAGGTGGGCGATGATGTGTACGGCGAAGACCCTACCGTGAACCGCCTGGAAGCCCTGGCCGCCGAGATGCTGGGCTTCGAGAGCGCCCTCTTCATGCCCAGCGGCACCATGACCAACCAGGTGGCCCTGATGCTCCACCTCAGGCGCGGCCAGGAGGTGATTGCTCCCAGAGGCGCGCACATCTACGAGTACGAGCCGGGCTCGCTTGCGGTGCTCGCGGGCGGCACCATCCGGCTGGTGGAAGCCCCATACGGCGTACCCGATCCCGAGGCGGTGCGGGCCGCCATCCACACTTCGGTGCACCAGGCCCCTACAGGTCTCATCGCGCTGGAAAACACCCACAACACCGCAGGGGGCACGGTGGTGCCCCTCGAGGCCCAGCGGGCCATCCAGCAGGTGGCGCAGGCGGCCCACCTGCCCATCCACCTGGACGGGGCCCGCCTCTTCAACGCGGCGGTGGCCCTGGGGGTAGAGGCCGCCGAGCTGGCGCGGGGCTTCACCACGGTCTCTATCTGTCTATCCAAGGGCCTGGGCGCGCCCGTAGGCTCCCTGCTGCTCATGCCCAGGGCGCTGCGGGCCGAAGCCTGGCGCTACCGCAAGCTGCTGGGGGGCGGGATGCGGCAGGCTGGGGTGCTGGCCGCAGCGGGCCTGATTGCCCTTACCGAGGGGCCCAAGCACCTGGCCCGCGACCACCAGATGGCCCGGGCCCTGGCCGAGGGGCTGCTCAGGCTTCACCTGGGGGTGGACCTGCGAGCGGTGCAGACCAATATGGTCTACGTAGAGGTGCCCCAGGCCCCCAGCCTGGCCGAGCGGCTCAGGGCGCTGGGCGTGCTGGTGAACGCCATGGGCCCGCGCCGGCTGCGCTTTGTGACCCACCGCGATCTGGAGGACCAGGACATCCCCCAGGCGCTGAAGCGGATTGAGCAGGCCCTGCAGCTAGCCTAG
- a CDS encoding glycerophosphodiester phosphodiesterase, which translates to MKLPRPLLLGHRGAPLAARENTLEAFRHALEAGLDGLELDLQFTRDGVLVVHHDFDLEGRPIAGLDWPQLRKAAPWIPRLEEVFALAQEFPEAWLNLELKSQPGPTDGREEALARALQGREQVWVSSFDPLALLRLHRLGVGAPLALLYSVPEMEALLPCLPVQGAHPHYALLDEERVGALKRQGLFVVAWTVNQAEVVGRLLAWGVDGVIGDRPDALRAGAREVLG; encoded by the coding sequence ATGAAACTGCCCAGGCCCCTTTTGCTCGGCCACCGGGGTGCTCCCCTGGCGGCGCGGGAAAACACCTTGGAAGCCTTTCGCCATGCGCTCGAGGCCGGTCTGGACGGCCTCGAGCTCGACCTGCAGTTTACGCGGGATGGGGTGCTGGTGGTGCACCACGACTTCGACCTGGAGGGCCGCCCCATCGCCGGGCTGGACTGGCCCCAGCTCAGGAAGGCAGCCCCCTGGATACCCCGGCTTGAAGAGGTCTTTGCCCTGGCCCAGGAGTTTCCTGAAGCCTGGCTGAACCTCGAGCTCAAAAGCCAGCCCGGTCCCACCGATGGCCGGGAGGAGGCCCTGGCCAGGGCCCTTCAGGGTCGTGAGCAGGTCTGGGTAAGCAGCTTTGACCCGCTGGCCCTTCTTCGCCTGCACCGCCTGGGGGTGGGTGCTCCGCTGGCCCTCCTGTACTCTGTGCCGGAGATGGAGGCCCTGCTGCCCTGCCTGCCGGTGCAGGGGGCTCACCCTCACTATGCTCTGCTGGACGAGGAGCGGGTGGGGGCACTTAAGCGCCAGGGTCTCTTCGTGGTCGCCTGGACGGTCAACCAGGCCGAGGTGGTGGGGCGGCTGCTGGCCTGGGGGGTAGACGGCGTCATCGGCGACCGGCCCGATGCGCTACGGGCGGGGGCGCGGGAGGTGCTAGGCTAG
- a CDS encoding ComEA family DNA-binding protein — protein MERWFSAAYVAAVLALGLVNLWPRLTPGFAPLELTPAESPLALQPGPIRPQVAPVSLNSASQAELESLPGIGPALAQRIIEGRPYRSVEELERVRGIGPKLLERLRPLVVP, from the coding sequence GTGGAACGTTGGTTTAGCGCGGCCTACGTGGCAGCAGTTTTAGCACTGGGCCTGGTCAACCTCTGGCCCAGGCTCACCCCAGGGTTTGCCCCGCTCGAGCTCACCCCTGCGGAAAGCCCGCTCGCCCTGCAGCCCGGCCCCATCCGCCCCCAGGTGGCCCCGGTCAGCCTCAACAGCGCCAGCCAGGCAGAGCTCGAGAGCCTGCCCGGCATCGGACCGGCCCTGGCCCAGCGCATCATCGAGGGCCGCCCCTACCGCTCCGTTGAGGAGCTAGAGCGGGTCAGGGGCATCGGCCCCAAACTCTTGGAGCGGCTGCGCCCCCTGGTGGTGCCGTGA
- a CDS encoding DNA internalization-related competence protein ComEC/Rec2 produces MIPYALGLGALLGALTQLSPWAFLGLLGGLLWPQSARWLGLAAYSAVLLRLALVQDPWAAQIGQWVRLEGHLRDGFLHTTQGPVYVHHFPRLKDGFYVLEGRLLRPEGKRNPGGFDQQTWLRGLGVSAVLRVGRVVQFQPLPKNLRQQLKEQLLSGLSPPVAALASALTLGERRELGEAYQAFQQAGLAHALALSGLHVGILTGFFLLALYPLGPWRYLATILLLLGYLWLVGPFPSLVRAVIMAALVLLGLFVGRGRVALLPALSLALFVHLLLEPHALFSLSAQLSYLAVLGLALVLPRLPRLSGWKQWLWASISLTLAAQLLTLPLLLHHFHQLPLVSPLSNLLVLPLLSLLVPLGFLKLLLGEVLAWAVEGLGRLVLGLVGWLAQGPQLYWGEISPAGFALYYLGVLPLVLALYGRLRWLRAASLSATAALSSLLPQSLPKAELWQLDVGQGDATLVRLPGRVEILVDGGRGWAYPRLERALRALGVDDIDLLVATHPDADHVEALVEVMRNFPVGVLLTGPPVRSDSLDRALRQTAQAQGIRVVEVRQGFRLRLAGAELRFLGPQGLELEDNARSLVFVLEYAGRKALFTGDAPASVEARWPAERVDILKVGHHGAESSTSEELLSRFQPRVALIGVGNNPYGHPSRAVLERLQRHGVAIRRTDLEGAIRIPLR; encoded by the coding sequence GTGATCCCCTATGCCCTGGGCCTAGGCGCCCTGCTCGGCGCCCTCACCCAGCTCTCGCCCTGGGCCTTTCTTGGCCTCCTCGGTGGGCTCTTGTGGCCCCAGTCTGCCCGCTGGCTGGGGCTGGCGGCCTACAGCGCGGTGCTGCTCCGTCTGGCGCTGGTCCAGGACCCCTGGGCTGCCCAAATTGGGCAGTGGGTCCGGCTGGAAGGGCACCTGCGGGATGGATTCCTCCACACCACCCAAGGCCCCGTTTACGTCCATCACTTCCCCCGGTTGAAAGACGGCTTCTACGTGCTGGAGGGCCGCCTGCTGCGCCCTGAAGGCAAACGCAACCCCGGCGGCTTCGACCAGCAGACCTGGCTGCGCGGCCTGGGGGTGAGCGCGGTGCTGCGGGTGGGCCGGGTAGTGCAATTTCAGCCCCTCCCGAAGAACCTGCGCCAGCAATTGAAGGAGCAGCTCCTCTCGGGGCTTTCCCCCCCCGTCGCGGCCCTCGCCTCTGCCCTTACCCTGGGGGAGCGGCGCGAGCTAGGCGAGGCCTACCAGGCCTTCCAGCAGGCCGGCCTGGCCCATGCCCTGGCGCTATCGGGCCTGCACGTGGGCATTCTTACGGGGTTCTTTCTGCTCGCACTCTACCCCTTGGGGCCCTGGCGCTACCTTGCTACCATCCTCCTGCTGCTGGGCTACCTCTGGCTGGTGGGCCCCTTCCCCTCGCTGGTGCGGGCCGTGATCATGGCCGCCCTGGTGCTGCTGGGGCTTTTTGTGGGGCGGGGTCGGGTAGCCCTCCTGCCGGCGCTTTCACTGGCCCTGTTCGTCCACCTGCTGCTCGAGCCCCATGCACTTTTCAGCCTCTCGGCGCAGCTATCTTACCTGGCGGTGCTGGGCCTGGCGCTGGTCCTGCCGCGGCTGCCGCGGCTTTCCGGCTGGAAGCAGTGGCTCTGGGCCTCCATAAGCCTCACCCTAGCAGCCCAGCTCCTCACCCTTCCCCTGCTGCTTCACCATTTCCACCAGCTCCCCCTGGTCTCCCCCTTGTCCAACCTGCTGGTGCTACCCCTGCTGAGCCTCCTGGTCCCCCTGGGCTTCCTCAAGCTCCTGCTGGGGGAGGTGCTGGCCTGGGCCGTCGAGGGCCTGGGCCGGCTGGTTCTGGGGCTGGTGGGCTGGCTGGCCCAGGGTCCCCAGCTTTACTGGGGGGAGATTAGCCCTGCGGGCTTTGCCCTCTACTACCTCGGCGTCCTTCCCCTGGTGCTGGCCCTCTACGGCCGGCTCCGCTGGTTGAGGGCCGCCAGCCTGAGCGCGACCGCGGCGCTGAGCTCCTTGCTGCCGCAAAGCCTGCCGAAGGCCGAACTTTGGCAGCTCGACGTGGGCCAGGGCGACGCAACCCTGGTGCGCCTGCCCGGCCGGGTGGAGATTCTGGTCGACGGCGGCCGGGGATGGGCCTACCCCAGGCTAGAGCGGGCCCTGCGGGCTTTGGGGGTGGATGATATAGACCTGCTGGTCGCTACCCACCCCGATGCCGACCACGTGGAGGCCCTGGTAGAGGTAATGCGGAACTTTCCTGTGGGGGTGCTGCTGACCGGTCCTCCAGTCCGCAGCGATAGCCTAGACCGAGCCCTACGCCAGACTGCTCAAGCGCAGGGCATCCGGGTGGTAGAGGTAAGGCAGGGCTTCCGCCTGCGCCTCGCTGGCGCAGAGCTGAGGTTCCTTGGACCTCAAGGCCTTGAACTGGAGGACAATGCGCGCAGCCTGGTCTTCGTCCTGGAATACGCGGGCCGGAAAGCCCTTTTCACCGGCGACGCACCCGCCTCGGTCGAGGCCCGCTGGCCGGCCGAACGGGTGGACATTTTGAAGGTAGGCCACCACGGGGCCGAGAGCAGCACCAGCGAGGAGTTGCTGTCCCGATTCCAGCCCCGGGTGGCCCTGATTGGGGTGGGCAACAACCCCTACGGCCACCCCTCGCGCGCGGTGCTGGAGCGCCTCCAGCGGCACGGGGTGGCTATTCGCCGCACCGACCTGGAAGGGGCCATCCGCATTCCCCTGCGCTAG
- a CDS encoding ParB/RepB/Spo0J family partition protein translates to MSKKPSGLGKGLEALLPKSPASLTKLPLALIKPSPAQPRRSFDPVALEELAASIREKGLLQPLLVRPKGDMYELVAGERRYRASQMAGLREVPVIIRDIGEREALEIALIENLQREDLNPVEEAEGYKRLVEMGLTQEEVARAVGKARVTITNALRLLQLTPEILKALEENRITAGHARALLMLPESRRNWGLAEVLAKGLSVRETERLKERLGAPARPGKEEAYPEIARQLSQRLGTRVRFTHPSRGRIEIHYHSEEELSAILRAIGYEG, encoded by the coding sequence GTGTCCAAGAAGCCTAGCGGCCTGGGCAAGGGGTTGGAGGCCCTGCTGCCCAAGTCCCCCGCCTCCCTCACCAAGCTGCCCCTGGCCCTCATAAAGCCCAGCCCCGCCCAGCCGCGGCGCAGCTTCGATCCGGTGGCCCTGGAGGAGCTGGCCGCCTCCATTCGGGAGAAGGGGCTGCTCCAGCCGCTGCTGGTGCGCCCCAAGGGGGACATGTACGAGCTGGTTGCGGGCGAGCGCCGGTACCGGGCTTCGCAGATGGCTGGGCTGCGCGAGGTTCCGGTAATCATCCGGGACATCGGGGAGCGTGAGGCCCTGGAGATTGCCCTCATCGAGAACCTGCAGCGCGAGGACCTGAACCCGGTGGAGGAGGCCGAGGGCTACAAGCGCCTGGTGGAGATGGGCCTGACCCAGGAGGAGGTGGCTCGAGCGGTGGGCAAGGCCCGGGTCACCATCACCAACGCCCTGCGCCTTCTGCAGCTTACCCCGGAGATTCTCAAGGCCCTGGAGGAGAACCGGATCACCGCCGGACATGCCCGGGCCCTGCTGATGCTGCCCGAGTCGCGGCGTAACTGGGGGCTTGCCGAGGTGCTCGCCAAGGGGCTCAGCGTGCGGGAGACCGAGCGGCTCAAGGAGCGGTTGGGCGCTCCTGCCCGTCCCGGGAAGGAGGAGGCCTATCCCGAGATAGCCCGCCAGCTCTCCCAGCGCCTGGGCACCAGGGTTCGCTTTACCCACCCCAGCCGGGGTCGGATTGAGATCCACTACCATTCTGAAGAAGAGCTGAGCGCCATCCTGCGGGCTATTGGATACGAGGGCTAG